The DNA segment CAAACGATCCTCTGTGCAGAGAGCGAAGTTCCCGTCCTCGCGCCCTGCAGACCAGCTGACCCTGGACAGACAGAAGCAAGAGGCCTTCAGAGACCAGGTCCTGGACTCCACTCAGAACCAGCGCTCGTGTGACATCACCGCTTCCTGGCTGCAGAGCTCACAGCTTCGCTTCCTGAGAGGAGCCGTGGACCGCCGAGTCCAGGCAGCTCTGGACCAGCAGGAGGTCCACGTGGCGGAGAGGAGAGACAGGTCCGTCTCTGGGGGGCGGAGTCTGTCTCCTCCTGTTTGTACCCGTGTGTCCCCACCTGCCCGTCTCGTCAGGTCTGCCTCCACCTCTCTTAtgtgtcctcctgtctgtctccttCTGTCCCAGGCTTCGTGTCCTGTTGGagacggaggagcagcagctccagcaggagatggaggagatgaaggagacgTCGCTGGAGAAGCAAGCGAAGATGAGAGGACGAGCTAAAGcgctgagagaggagagagagcgagagcgccgGCAGCTGGTCTCCCACAAGCTGGAGCAGCAGTTCAGGTGAGCTCACCTGTGAGAGCAGCACACAGTACACAGTACGCAGTACTGCTCTCACAGGTACACGCAGTACTTTAGACAGTACAACAGAACCTCCTGCTGACGTGTGTGGACCCTCCTccaatcagagagcagtgcGTGGAGCTGCGGGGCGTCCAGAGCCGGCGCAccgagcagcaggtgtgtgaggAGCGAGCCGCCCAGGTGAGGAgccggcagcggcagcgggagcagcagcagcaggaggaggagctgatggaggagctgtgGGAGGCCGACCGAAGGgccaaagaggagaaggaggcgcagAGGGAGGAGCACCGGCGCCAGAGGAGCAAACAGCAGCTGGACGACATCAGGAGTCAGATGGAGGAGGCGGCgcagcagaggaagaagcaCCGGGAGCTGAGAgacgaggaggcggagcttacgGTGCGTCTAATCACATCCACGAGAAACTGCTCCAGGTGTTCTCATGGTTCCTCCCAGAGTCCTCCTGGTCCCTTCATCCTGATGGGGCTGCTCTCTGGATGAAGGTAGCAGGAGGACAGCTGTTCTCGTGGCTCCTACCTGCCATGTCCCTGTGGTCCTCAGCGGCGGCAGCAGGAGgtgcagcggctgcaggagcAGCGCGAGCGGCAGCAGGCCCAGCGGGACCGGCTGACCCGGAGGAAGCAGCTGGACCAGGGTCTGCGTCTGAAGATGAAGCGTCtgtccagagagcagcaggacgagctgcagctggacATGAGCGTCCTGCAGACGCTGCTACAGCAGGAAGTGGACGAGAGACGGGACGCCGCCGTGAGGAAGGTAAAGGGGAGCGAGGTTATTTATACTCACATGACTACTGGAGTCAGAGTGATACCGCTGTGTATAAATACTAGTAGAATAAACTAGAATACATATAAAATGGGTCATTAGCTACCATTTTTATCTTGTATTAATACTACACACCTAAAACCGTAATATCAGTCGTTAGTAACATTCATGTTTCACCAAAtcatttacaaatatatttaaatatgtgtcTAAAGTACAGTTataatgtgttactttaactACGTCTCATACTTTAACCAAAAGAAACACGTTTATAGATGTACTTCAGGTACTTTGTTATATTTCACCACAACGCACTGGGAATAAAGGTAGTAAACATGAAGTTACTGGTCGtgaccagcagagagcagcactCAACCATGTTGTTATGGATGGATTGTAACGAAGCAcagaacagctggaggaggaacctGAGGGCTCCTCCATCAGGTGGAGAGAGGGTGAACGGTGGCTCTTTGTCGTTGAGGCCGAGTGGcgtgaggagcagcagaggtacCGGCAGCATCTATCGGAGGagctgaagcagcagaggagggaggaggaggagatagagcagctggtggaggagtcgCTGAAGGAAGTCTGGACCAAACGGGCGGAGCAGAGCCGCCTGCAGAGGGAGGCCAGAAACAGGCTGATGGAGGAAGTGATGGAGGCTCGGAGTCTGCAGATCCAACACAAACGTAAGAAAAGCCGGAGGTGGACGACTGACGACATTCATCGATCCCTCGTGTTCCACAAGAAGCTGCAGCACCACACAAAggtttctgcgtgtgtgttacagtggaCCAGAACCTACAGAAACAAGTGGAGCTATCCAAAGAAAAAGACCAGTTGGACAAAGTGATGGAGGAAAcgaggctgatggaggaggaggagaaaaggaggtaCGTCGTTGTCGTGTTAATCTCCATCTGCTCTCGTGTCTCACTGGCTGAATGGTCTCTGGTGGTCCTCTCAGGCTGAAGCAGACCTCGCAGGAGTACCAGGCCGCCCTGAAGGCccagatgaagcagcagcagcagctccgtggTCAGCAGAGAGCTCGGGCTGAGATGGAGCACCAGCAGGGTCTGATCCAGCAGGAGCTGTacgagcagaggaaggaggagatccTGTCCAGGCCCACAtcccacacctcctcctcctcctcctgccatcCCTTCAGAGTGGCCTCCAGACGTCGCCTCACAGAGTCAGGACCCTCACATCTTATCCACGAAGGAGATGTACCAACACATCAGAGTCTGTGAGCCTCTATTCGCCTCCATCAGAGCTCACGAGTCACTGGA comes from the Gasterosteus aculeatus chromosome 14, fGasAcu3.hap1.1, whole genome shotgun sequence genome and includes:
- the cfap53 gene encoding cilia- and flagella-associated protein 53, producing the protein MLLCQRRRKCRELTGPTPHAVAVRAKFPSSRPADQLTLDRQKQEAFRDQVLDSTQNQRSCDITASWLQSSQLRFLRGAVDRRVQAALDQQEVHVAERRDRLRVLLETEEQQLQQEMEEMKETSLEKQAKMRGRAKALREERERERRQLVSHKLEQQFREQCVELRGVQSRRTEQQVCEERAAQVRSRQRQREQQQQEEELMEELWEADRRAKEEKEAQREEHRRQRSKQQLDDIRSQMEEAAQQRKKHRELRDEEAELTRRQQEVQRLQEQRERQQAQRDRLTRRKQLDQGLRLKMKRLSREQQDELQLDMSVLQTLLQQEVDERRDAAVRKAEWREEQQRYRQHLSEELKQQRREEEEIEQLVEESLKEVWTKRAEQSRLQREARNRLMEEVMEARSLQIQHKLDQNLQKQVELSKEKDQLDKVMEETRLMEEEEKRRLKQTSQEYQAALKAQMKQQQQLRGQQRARAEMEHQQGLIQQELYEQRKEEILSRPTSHTSSSSSCHPFRVASRRRLTESGPSHLIHEGDVPTHQSL